The Alteriqipengyuania halimionae genome contains a region encoding:
- a CDS encoding septal ring lytic transglycosylase RlpA family protein, with protein MDGNQTIRRSATLILAGLALAWPSTAAVSQDGATVSEPVVQQVAPDFADRFPTVPAPDVIADADPGAVDVTEIEPPVEIVEDEPVIATGVASYYGRRFHGRRTASGEAFDMTAMTAAHRSLPFGTQVRVINPRNGRSVIVRINDRGPFSGNRLIDLSRAAAEEIGIVRAGHGRVELALVD; from the coding sequence ATGGACGGGAACCAAACCATCCGCCGATCGGCCACGCTGATCCTCGCCGGGCTCGCCCTTGCCTGGCCGAGCACTGCTGCCGTCTCTCAGGACGGCGCCACGGTGTCCGAGCCCGTCGTGCAGCAGGTTGCGCCCGATTTCGCCGACCGGTTTCCCACCGTGCCCGCGCCCGATGTGATCGCCGATGCCGATCCCGGCGCGGTCGATGTCACCGAGATCGAGCCGCCGGTCGAAATCGTCGAGGACGAGCCGGTGATCGCCACCGGCGTCGCCTCCTATTACGGCAGACGGTTCCATGGCCGCCGCACCGCCAGCGGCGAAGCCTTCGACATGACCGCGATGACCGCCGCACACCGCTCGCTGCCGTTCGGCACACAGGTCCGCGTCATCAATCCGCGTAACGGTCGCAGCGTGATCGTACGCATCAACGATCGCGGTCCTTTCAGCGGCAATCGCCTGATCGACCTTTCGCGCGCCGCCGCCGAGGAAATCGGCATCGTGCGCGCAGGCCATGGACGCGTCGAGCTCGCCCTGGTCGACTAA
- a CDS encoding TIGR02466 family protein — translation MATRAFDVKPLFAEPYFATDISDAITPEQIDLLKGLEMVDNQTNRISKDLYIFERKELRSIAKAVQNALDSYARDVMGIPQKFYVTQSWTLINPPGAGMHGHSHSNSIVSGSLYYAEMPEPPGNMVFERHSSYQQLELGPTNGQVNVYNTLKNVVVPQQGQLLLFPSRLQHYVEPNQTQQQRYSIAFNAFIKGKLGSLRDVSELTL, via the coding sequence ATGGCGACACGCGCATTCGATGTAAAACCGCTATTCGCGGAACCTTATTTCGCGACCGATATATCCGATGCGATCACGCCGGAGCAGATCGATCTGCTCAAGGGGCTCGAAATGGTCGACAACCAGACCAATCGCATTTCGAAGGATCTCTACATCTTCGAGCGCAAGGAGCTGCGCTCGATCGCCAAGGCGGTGCAGAATGCGCTCGATAGCTATGCGCGCGATGTGATGGGGATTCCGCAAAAGTTCTATGTCACGCAAAGCTGGACGCTGATCAATCCGCCCGGTGCCGGCATGCACGGACACTCGCATTCGAACTCGATCGTTTCGGGCTCGCTATATTACGCCGAAATGCCCGAACCGCCGGGTAACATGGTGTTCGAACGGCACAGCAGTTACCAGCAGCTGGAGCTCGGCCCTACAAACGGCCAAGTCAATGTGTACAACACCTTGAAGAACGTGGTGGTGCCGCAGCAGGGCCAGCTCTTGCTCTTTCCGAGCAGGCTCCAGCATTATGTCGAGCCTAACCAGACCCAGCAGCAACGCTATTCAATCGCGTTCAACGCTTTCATCAAGGGCAAGCTCGGCAGCCTGCGCGACGTTTCGGAACTGACGCTCTAG